ACTCAGCCTACTTTTTATCTTCACAGAAAAGAAGCTAAGCCTTACCATATTGATTATGTTTTTATGTCTCATAACCTTTTGCAACACAGCAAAATTGAGCTAGGCAAAATTAATAACTGGCTGGCTTTTAGCGATCACATGCCTCTATGTACAACACTCAGCAGTTAACAAGTGCGTCATTTAGGACGTTTACTAATTTGTGCCTATTACGAAGGTGTTAAAACCAATGCAAAACTCCATAAAATCTGAAATCAATTCAATCACGCCATTGGATGCAAAAGAAAAGAAAACCCAAGAAGAAATAATTGAGTGGATAGACTCAGGAGCTGAGCTTTTTCGAATAAAAAAGCCGGATGTTCCAACCAAACATTTGGTGTCCTATTTTGTTGTTGTTGACGGTGATTATATTTTGCTCGTGGATCATAAAAAGGCTCACTTATGGTTGCCAACTGGTGGTCATGTCGAGCCAAATGAGCGCCCTCGTGACACCGTTGTTCGTGAAGTAAAGGAAGAGTTGAATATCGAAGGACAGTTTT
This genomic interval from Gammaproteobacteria bacterium contains the following:
- a CDS encoding NUDIX hydrolase; translated protein: MQNSIKSEINSITPLDAKEKKTQEEIIEWIDSGAELFRIKKPDVPTKHLVSYFVVVDGDYILLVDHKKAHLWLPTGGHVEPNERPRDTVVREVKEELNIEGQFLIEKPIFLTSTQTVGTTAGHTDVCIWYVLKGDRNIKYDYDTSEFNQIRWFHRDEIPFNQTDPELPRFLDKLYSKI